A section of the Carya illinoinensis cultivar Pawnee chromosome 12, C.illinoinensisPawnee_v1, whole genome shotgun sequence genome encodes:
- the LOC122290220 gene encoding probable F-box protein At4g22030, translated as MAFTRLQAASFCSSSSSSSFRKIKPTLNASKLQSSGHLSFPRVIFDELNRRNGLQTFKPTSTHTEMNPNIGSNIRNCEAISSSKAMQELYTIMGIVADRAEMHKNIGAQRDNWNRLLLNSVNGMTLTGATMAGLAAVRGVGAPILALKLSASVLFLAATGILLVMNKIQPSQLAEEQRNASRLFKQLHEEIKITLALQNVTADHVKDVTEKVLALDKAYPLPLLGAMLDKFPANVEPAVWWPHDLKYSQPESGRRVERNGWNENLEKEMRGVLGVLKRKDEAEYVKLSKVVLKVNKVLAVCGPLFTGLAAVGSVLPFCGSWAAVFGAMATVVNSMEHGGQVGMVFEMYRDSAGFFSFMEESIESNLMEREADKRVNGELFELKMALLLGRSLSELRDLASSSTASSNLSSTTSQDEEEFASKLF; from the coding sequence ATGGCTTTTACTCGTCTTCAAGCTGcttctttttgttcttcttcttcttcatcttccttcagaaaaatcaaacccACTCTAAATGCTTCAAAACTCCAGTCATCTGGTCATCTTTCTTTTCCTAGGGTCATTTTTGATGAGTTGAATCGACGAAATGGGCTGCAAACCTTTAAGCCAACTTCGACTCATACAGAAATGAACCCTAATATTGGAAGCAATATAAGAAATTGCGAAGCAATTTCCAGCTCAAAGGCAATGCAAGAGCTCTACACGATCATGGGAATTGTAGCAGATAGAGCAGAAATGCACAAGAATATAGGAGCTCAGAGAGATAACTGGAACCGTCTTCTGCTAAATTCTGTCAACGGAATGACACTCACGGGAGCGACAATGGCTGGACTCGCCGCTGTCAGGGGAGTTGGAGCACCGATTTTGGCTCTAAAGCTCTCTGCCAGCGTTCTCTTTCTCGCAGCCACTGGTATTCTGCTGGTGATGAATAAAATCCAGCCATCCCAGCTTGCAGAAGAACAAAGAAATGCTTCAAGACTATTTAAGCAGCTTCACGAGGAAATCAAAATTACTCTGGCTCTTCAAAACGTCACTGCCGACCATGTAAAGGATGTGACGGAGAAGGTCTTGGCACTGGATAAGGCATACCCACTCCCCTTGCTCGGGGCAATGCTGGATAAATTTCCAGCAAACGTAGAGCCAGCTGTGTGGTGGCCACATGATTTGAAGTACTCTCAGCCAGAAAGTGGCCGGAGGGTAGAGAGAAATGGGTGGAACGAAAATCTAGAAAAAGAAATGCGGGGAGTTCTGGGGGTTTTGAAGAGAAAAGATGAAGCAGAATATGTGAAGCTAAGTAAAGTAGTACTGAAAGTAAATAAAGTTCTTGCAGTGTGTGGCCCTTTATTTACTGGTTTGGCTGCGGTTGGGTCAGTATTGCCATTCTGTGGCTCGTGGGCAGCAGTGTTTGGAGCTATGGCAACCGTAGTTAACAGTATGGAGCATGGGGGACAAGTGGGGATGGTGTTTGAGATGTATAGGGACTCGGCGGGCTTTTTCAGTTTCATGGAAGAGAGCATAGAATCAAATTTGATGGAAAGAGAGGCTGACAAGAGGGTAAATGGAGAATTGTTTGAACTTAAAATGGCTCTTCTGCTTGGGAGGAGCTTGTCAGAGCTCAGAGACCTCGCAAGTAGCTCTACTGCTTCATCTAATTTGTCTAGTACTACTTCACAGGACGAAGAAGAATTTGCAAGCAAACTCTTCTGA
- the LOC122290010 gene encoding mitogen-activated protein kinase kinase kinase 18, protein MEWIRGPIIGCGSTATVSLATVVQSGEVFAVKSTELSRSTFLQREQRFLSQLSCPHIVKYKGFDISYEGNKPVYNLCMEYVPGGTLFDAIQRHQGGRLDEALIRAYTTQILEGLEYLHAFGLVHCDIKSQNILIGKDASKIADLGCAKLVGNVAGNGDPAISPICGTPMFMAPEVARGEEQGFPADIWALGCTIIEMATGSTPWPEMNDPVSALYRIGFSDDVPELPRFCSENAKDFLTKCLRRDPRERWTAKELLGHPFLTEIDPHTMEAKQFTAVSPSSVLEHGFWDSSEVLECPRNRSHEGTSSNSPAERIKGLIGGTVPSVSCVPNWSWDEDWVTVRSNGIEENEKFSGQLDMFLENEDSVATAFVIVLGTQLECFFDSISTIISIISIRRGSVPGCESVKDDIVLKIPNSETENENICILPTQLLSHLNPKPIQCNLILFLQIYLFYNLSSGPLVARGTDFERVL, encoded by the coding sequence ATGGAGTGGATTAGAGGGCCAATCATAGGGTGCGGCTCCACCGCCACCGTATCGCTGGCTACTGTCGTCCAGTCGGGTGAGGTCTTTGCGGTAAAGTCCACCGAGCTCTCTCGCTCCACGTTCTTGCAGAGAGAACAGCGTTTTCTCTCTCAGCTAAGTTGTCCTCACATAGTTAAGTACAAGGGCTTTGATATTTCATACGAAGGTAACAAGCCTGTGTACAATCTTTGCATGGAGTACGTACCTGGTGGCACGCTTTTCGATGCAATTCAAAGGCACCAAGGCGGCCGGCTAGACGAGGCTTTGATCAGAGCGTACACTACGCAGATTTTGGAAGGCTTGGAATATCTTCATGCATTCGGGTTGGTACATTGTGATATAAAGAGCCAGAACATCCTGATAGGCAAAGACGCTTCCAAAATTGCTGACTTGGGCTGCGCTAAATTGGTCGGAAACGTTGCTGGCAATGGAGATCCTGCCATCTCACCAATTTGCGGTACACCAATGTTCATGGCCCCAGAAGTGGCGCGAGGTGAAGAGCAGGGTTTTCCGGCTGACATATGGGCTCTTGGATGCACGATCATTGAAATGGCTACTGGTAGTACCCCTTGGCCGGAGATGAATGACCCTGTGTCAGCTCTCTACAGGATTGGGTTTTCTGATGATGTGCCGGAGCTTCCGAGGTTTTGTTCAGAGAATGCTAAGGACTTTTTGACCAAGTGTTTGAGGAGAGATCCAAGGGAGCGATGGACAGCCAAGGAGCTTCTTGGGCATCCATTTCTTACAGAAATCGATCCTCATACTATGGAAGCTAAGCAGTTCACTGCGGTATCTCCGAGTAGTGTATTGGAACATGGTTTTTGGGATTCATCAGAAGTATTGGAATGTCCAAGGAATCGGTCCCATGAAGGTACTTCGTCCAATTCTCCAGCTGAAAGGATCAAGGGGTTGATTGGAGGGACAGTGCCATCAGTTTCATGTGTGCCCAACTGGAGTTGGGATGAAGATTGGGTCACGGTGAGAAGCAACGGCATAGAGGAAAATGAGAAGTTTTCAGGCCAATTGGATATGTTCTTGGAAAATGAAGATTCAGTTGCAACAGCATTTGTCATAGTTCTAGGTACTCAATTAGAATGTTTTTTTGACAGTATAAGTACTATTATCAGTATTATTAGTATTCGGAGAGGCTCTGTTCCGGGATGCGAGAGTGTTAAGGATGATATTGTATTGAAAATTCCAAATTCCGAAACTGAAAATGAGAATATTTGTATACTTCCAACTCAATTATTATCTCATTTAAATCCTAAACCCATTCAATGTAATCTTATCTTGTTTCTGCAAATATACTTGTTCTACAATCTCTCCTCTGGACCTCTGGTGGCGCGAGGGACTGACTTTGAGCGAGTCCTCTAG
- the LOC122289207 gene encoding splicing factor, suppressor of white-apricot homolog, which translates to MDLEVVGRHALLFDDDATAAFTNSSDALVEWNGLSIDRYDVRHLLPSPPPPRKPRRQYTEDASLGSEIDHERYLDLPPPGDDEQELDLQEGPKPVDAGGYRAVAFSYGKSNESIEENNNDADSGFRPPFQVPESLLQNLPPTEKLHQIIARTAVFVSKHGGQSEIVLRVKQGDNPTFGFLMPDHHLHAYFRFLVDHQELFEPDSGSKSLEEKNIAGAGPDHSGGALSILGSVYGSGEDEDGTTEDVPESEEAVCVGTANVCNGSEQAEPHVNAAGKDEVVAKSSFSIMKEKAPIIKRNRFISTVGNTSGNKNEGDALNALSIAGDKSQTSLPRTSKVEAPIIEPLSDLKRVVDKIVEFILRNGKEFEAVLVEQDKKHGRFPFLLPSNQYHAYYLEVLKKAKESKLPGKASVAEKHDSVGHGVDKKTASSKEGDTLSGGSASLDIPYNYDKKEKFKMVIGKSKKDGQDPPSKATEPQIDAAATAAILQAATRGIKNAGLEFFPRTSLNGSGRGPSIEGGLTSSFGSLQSSQHQNSISKPGQMGDPNVSAPVAKAIAETAAIAAASEADSSEACLTKEQKLKAERLKRAKMFAAMIKTGAAPMKTEALRGFSAEPPASGISGSGTDFENLLGKEREGSSVPMDVDTSDKTEKSDKKSSVDEYNERRLKRSYRSRSKRHEQEEEEEKEEREEEYKRAHKHSRKKHRSQRSSHHNRDRHKHRKRHSSSEDTDSRHVHNYDDSLDDKHWRSNYQHKHDAPSEDELRPSKHHRKHASSSDNERRHSRHRRKHHSSSSDDEREHRSRSVRYRKSQPEEVDLEEGEILTKSDQSQASQGKGASREASVEASKSYQDERAPSRPSETTEVPDELRAKIRAMLMATL; encoded by the exons ATGGATCTTGAGGTGGTGGGGCGCCACGCGCTGCTCTTCGACGACGACGCCACTGCCGCCTTTACCAACTCCAGCGATGCGCTTGTCGAGTGGAATGGACTGTCTATCGACCGCTATGACGTTCGCCACCTCCTCCCCAGTCCTCCGCCGCCACGTAAGCCCCGCCGCCAATATACGGAAGATGCCTCCCTCGGCTCGGAGATCGATCACGAGCGGTATCTTGATTTGCCGCCACCGGGCGACGATGAACAAGAACTAG ATTTGCAAGAGGGTCCCAAACCAGTGGATGCTGGTGGCTATCGTGCTGTTGCCTTTTCCTATGGGAAGAGTAATGAATCCATAGAGGAAAATAACAACGATGCTGATTCTGGTTTTCGTCCACCCTTCCAAGTACCAGAGAGCTTACTTCAAAACTTA CCACCAACAGAGAAGTTACATCAGATTATTGCAAGAACTGCTGTGTTTGTTAGCAAACATGGTGGTCAGTCAGAAATTGTTTTGAGGGTCAAACAGGGGGACAACCCAACATTTGGGTTTTTGATGCCTGATCATCATCTCCATGCCTACTTTCGGTTTCTCGTAGATCACCAAGAACTTTTCGAGCCTGATAGTGGTAGCAAATCTCTAGAAGAAAAGAACATTGCTGGTGCTGGGCCCGATCATTCTGGTGGTGCTTTATCTATTCTTGGTTCTGTATACGGGTCTGGAGAGGATGAGGATGGTACAACTGAGGATGTTCCTGAATCTGAGGAAGCTGTTTGTGTTGGTACTGCAAATGTTTGTAATGGGTCGGAACAGGCAGAACCTCATGTAAATGCAGCGGGGAAAGATGAGGTGGTTGCCAAGAGTTCATTTTCtattatgaaagaaaaagcacCTATCATAAAGCGAAATCGTTTCATCAGTACAGTTGGAAATACTAGTGGGAATAAAAATGAAGGTGATGCCTTGAATGCACTTTCGATTGCTGGGGACAAGTCACAGACGTCTTTGCCAAGAACATCCAAGGTTGAGGCTCCTATTATAGAGCCTCTATCTGATTTAAAGAGAGTTGTTGACAAGATAGTTGAGTTCATCCTAAGAAATGGTAAAGAATTTGAAGCTGTGCTGGTTGAACAGGATAAAAAACATGGAAGATTTCCGTTCCTTCTGCCATCTAATCAATACCATGCTTACTATTTAGAAGTCCTTAAGAAAGCTAAAGAG TCTAAGCTACCCGGCAAGGCCTCTGTTGCTGAGAAGCATGATTCAGTGGGGCATGGGGTGGACAAGAAAACTGCTTCTTCAAAAGAAGGTGATACTCTCTCTGGAGGATCTGCTAGTCTTGATATACCATATAATTATGACAAGAAAGAGAAGTTTAAGATGGTAATTGGAAAGTCCAAGAAGGATGGGCAGGATCCGCCTTCCAAAGCCACTGAGCCACAAATTGATGCAGCTGCTACTGCAGCAATTCTTCAGGCTGCTACAAGGGGTATTAAGAATGCTGGTTTAGAATTTTTCCCTAGGACATCACTAAATGGTAGCGGTCGAGGCCCTAGCATTGAAGGTGGGCTTACTTCAAGCTTTGGGAGTCTCCAATCATCTCAACATCAAAATTCCATTTCAAAGCCCGGTCAAATGGGAGATCCTAATGTTTCTGCCCCTGTTGCCAAGGCCATTGCAGAGACAGCTGCTATTGCGGCTGCAAGTGAGGCTGACTCCTCTGAAGCATGCTTGACAAAAGAGCAAAAGCTGAAGGCCGAGAGATTGAAGCGTGCAAAGATGTTTGCAGCCATGATAAAGACTGGAGCTGCACCCATGAAAACAGAAGCATTGCGTGGCTTCTCAGCAGAACCACCTGCTTCTGGAATTTCTGGATCAGGTACTGACTTTGAAAATCTTTTGGGCAAAGAAAGAGAAGGCAGTTCGGTTCCAATGGATGTTGATACTTCAGATAAGACTGAGAAGTCTGATAAGAAAAGTTCTGTTGATGAATATAATGAACGGCGGTTGAAGCGAAGTTACCGTTCCAGATCTAAAAGACATgaacaagaagaagaggaggaaaaagaagaaagagaagaggaaTATAAAAGGGCTCACAAGCACTCTAGGAAGAAGCACCGATCTCAACGGTCTTCACACCATAACAGGGACAGGCATAAGCACAGGAAGAGACATTCCTCTTCTGAGGACACTGATTCTCGACATGTGCATAACTATGATGACTCTTTAGATGACAAGCATTGGCGCTCTAATTATCAGCATAAGCACGATGCTCCCTCTGAAGATGAGCTTCGACCTTCTAAACATCATCGTAAACATGCTAGTTCCTCTGATAATGAGCGTAGACATTCTCGACATCGGCGTAAGCATCATAGCTCTAGTTCTGATGATGAGCGTGAACATCGAAGCAGATCTGTCAGGTATAGAAAATCCCAACCCGAAGAAGTGGACTTGGAAGAAGGGGAGATCCTTACAAAATCAGATCAATCACAAGCCAGTCAGGGTAAGGGTGCGAGCCGGGAAGCTTCTGTTGAAGCGTCAAAATCATATCAAGACGAAAGGGCCCCATCTCGGCCCTCGGAAACCACAGAAGTTCCTGATGAGCTTAGAGCCAAAATCCGAGCCATGTTAATGGCGACCTTGTAA